The following coding sequences lie in one Vidua chalybeata isolate OUT-0048 chromosome 16, bVidCha1 merged haplotype, whole genome shotgun sequence genomic window:
- the SLC29A4 gene encoding equilibrative nucleoside transporter 4, producing MGSVGAERFKELSPAATPEGNVVMSFSFDSYQLEEDELQRGSQAKGVLTFMEPVSEDPEPQDRYHGIYFAMLLAGVGFLLPYNSFITDVDYLHHKYPGTSIVFDMSLTYILVALVAVILNNALVELLSLHTRISVGYLFALGPLLFVSICDVWLELFSRRQAYAINLVAVGVVAFGCTVQQSSFYGYTGLLPKRYTQGVMTGESTAGVIISLSRIFTKLLLSDEKENTVIFFFISIGMELTCFILHLLVKRTRFVRYYTDCSRKGLPESRGAGDPGTGYRVHHDVTSEDVRFENGEQGQPSSPRGSPGPEAELAGSGTYMRFDVPRPKIKKSWPSFRDMLLYRYVVSRLIWAYMLSIAMTYFITLCLFPGLESEIHNCTLGEWLPILIMAIFNLSDFVGKILAALPYDWRGTHLLVYSCLRVVFIPLFIMCVYPNGQPTFGHPAWPCIFSLLMGITNGYFGSVPMILAAGKVSPEQRELAGNTMTVSYMTGLTLGSAVAYFAYSLTSTSHSTCFYTETSNGSFTSGY from the exons ATGGGCTCGGTGGGAGCCGAGCGCTTCAAGGAGCTGAGCCCGGCGGCGACGCCGGAGGGGAACGTGGTGATGAGCTTCAGCTTCGACAGCTACCAGCTGGAGGAGGACGAGCtgcagcggggcagccaggccAAGGGCGTGCTCACCTTCATGGAGCCAG TTTCTGAGGACCCCGAGCCCCAGGATCGATACCATGGGATTTATTTTGccatgctgctggctggggtgggATTTCTCCTGCCCTACAACAGCTTTATCACCGATGTGGATTACCTGCACCATAAATACCCAG GGACCTCCATTGTCTTTGACATGAGCCTCACCTACATCCTGGTGGCCTTGGTGGCCGTCATCCTCAACAACGCgctggtggagctgctgagctTGCACACCCGGATCTCCGTGG GCTACCTCTTCGCCCTGGGGCCCCTGCTCTTTGTCAGCATCTGTGACGTGTGGCTGGAGCTGTTCAGCCGCAGACAAGCCTACGCCATCAACCTGGTGGCTGTCGGGGTGGTGGCCTTTGGCTGCACAG TGCAGCAATCCAGCTTCTACGGCTACACGGGGCTGCTGCCCAAGCGCTACACGCAGGGAGTGATGACGGGCGAGA GCACCGCCGGCGTCATCATCTCGCTCAGCCGCATCTTCACCAAGCTGCTGCTGTCGGACGAGAAGGAGAACACCGTCATCTTCTTCTTCATCTCCATCGGCATGGAGCTGACGTGCTTCATCCTCCACCTCCTGGTGAAGCGCACCCGCTTCGTGCGCTACTACACCGACTGCTCCCGCAAGGGCCTCCCGGAGAGCCGCGGGGCCGGCGACCCCGGCACCGGCTACCGCGTCCACCACGACGTCACCTCGGAGGACGTCCGATTT GAAAACGGTGAGCAGGGGCAGCCGAGCTccccccggggcagccccggccccgaaGCTGAGCTGGCTGGGAGTGGCACCTACATGCGCTTCGATGTCCCTCGGCCCAAGATCAAGAAAAGCTGGCCCAGCTTCCGAG aCATGCTGCTCTACCGCTACGTCGTGTCCCGCCTCATCTGGGCCTACATGCTCTCCATCGCCATGACCTACTTCATCACGCTGTGCCTCTTTCCCGGGCTGGAGTCGGAGATCCACAACTGCACGCTGGGGGAATGGCTCCCCATCCTCATCATGGCCATCTTCAACCTCTCTGACTTTGTCGGCAAG AtcctggctgccctgccctACGACTGGAGAGGGACCCACCTCCTCGTCTACTCCTGCCTCCGCGTGGTCTTCATCCCCCTCTTCATCATGTGCGTCTACCCCAATGGGCAGCCCACCTTCGGCCACCCCGCCTGGCCCTGCATCTTCTCCCTCCTCATGGGCATCACCAACGGCTACTTCGGCAGCGTCCCCATGATCCTGGCCGCAGGCAAAGTGAGCCCGGAGCAGCGGGAGTTGGCAG GGAACACCATGACCGTGTCCTACATGACGGGCTTGACGCTGGGCTCGGCCGTGGCGTATTTTGCCTACAGCCTCACCAGTACCTCCCACAGCACCTGTTTCTACACCGAAACCTCCAATGGCTCCTTTACCTCAGGGTACTGA